The following proteins are co-located in the Haloarcula rubripromontorii genome:
- a CDS encoding cupin domain-containing protein has product MGYHHLAVDDIEPTPDRPSVQRSLSDAAGLENAAVNRYEVAPGEDIPLAYHYHDDQEELFYVLSGTLAVETPEGTYEVDEDEAFVVEPDSPQRAHNPESATEPVRTLVVGAPAVDDVHPYEQE; this is encoded by the coding sequence ATGGGATATCATCATCTCGCGGTCGACGACATCGAACCGACACCGGACCGACCCAGCGTCCAGCGTTCTCTCAGCGACGCGGCCGGCTTGGAAAACGCCGCGGTAAATCGTTACGAGGTCGCCCCCGGCGAGGACATCCCGCTCGCGTACCACTACCACGACGACCAGGAGGAACTGTTTTACGTCCTCTCGGGAACGCTCGCCGTCGAGACGCCCGAAGGGACATACGAGGTCGACGAAGACGAAGCCTTTGTCGTTGAACCGGACAGTCCCCAGCGGGCGCACAACCCTGAATCGGCGACTGAGCCCGTACGGACACTCGTCGTCGGCGCGCCTGCGGTGGACGACGTCCATCCCTACGAGCAGGAGTGA
- a CDS encoding (Fe-S)-binding protein — MSSIIQTTTRPTFWRIGDVGKALFYYLAALAIIVFLYGVYNRVTRYAQGSEDPFERLDDLPQRTVAAAQLALSNRKQLDRDTVAGVMHAFIVWGFLTLLIGTTILGIDMDLYRPLTGESFFVGQFYLSYSFVMDAMGLLFVVGVGVALWRRYGRKLDRLHDRHTSREDDLFLGALFVLGVGGYLTEGVRILGTSTVRDVSFETVSFVGWSVKEVLVMAGMTPEMAAGAYPFVWWSHSLVALWFVAWIPYAKPFHMLSSFANLVARDEKAGVRLPGVPSDASPDEIGPSDIDDFSWKQLLDHDACTKCGRCSSVCPAKASGRPLDPRNVILDLKRYREERDAGGEDVPIVADGGTSVIDAHTMESCMSCMACMDACPVDIEHVTQFTEMNRRLTEAGEMDEHVQDAMMNVFQHGNTFGDPERARPDWTEDLDFEVPDARDEPVEYLWYVGDYPSYDERNQKIARALARVFEAAGVDYGILYEAEQTDGNDVRRVGEEGLYEMLVEDNAEAMLDCEFESIVTTDPHAYNTFMNEYPEFEACEWGEDDVFHYTQVVADLASAGALDLSGTELDYTVTYHDPCHLGRYNGEFEAPRDLIRATGADLHEMPRNRDDSFCCGGGGGGLWMDLEEESKPSEERLREALEDTEAGAAVEKFVVACPMCMTMYEDGRKTGGYEDDIEIVGVTELLAEAVDTGTRA, encoded by the coding sequence ATGTCATCAATAATCCAAACAACCACGCGCCCGACGTTCTGGCGTATCGGCGACGTGGGGAAAGCGCTGTTCTACTATCTGGCAGCGCTCGCCATCATCGTCTTTCTGTACGGTGTGTACAATCGCGTCACCCGCTATGCGCAGGGCAGCGAGGACCCCTTCGAGCGACTGGATGACCTGCCCCAGCGGACGGTTGCAGCGGCGCAGTTGGCGCTGTCAAATCGGAAGCAGCTGGACCGCGACACCGTCGCTGGCGTGATGCACGCGTTCATCGTCTGGGGCTTTCTGACGCTACTCATCGGGACGACAATTCTGGGTATCGACATGGACCTCTACCGGCCGCTGACCGGTGAGTCCTTCTTTGTCGGCCAGTTCTATCTCTCTTATTCGTTCGTCATGGATGCCATGGGGCTACTGTTCGTCGTCGGCGTCGGCGTCGCGCTGTGGCGGCGTTACGGCCGCAAGCTCGACCGCCTCCACGACCGCCACACGTCCCGCGAGGACGACCTGTTTCTCGGCGCGCTGTTCGTGCTTGGCGTCGGCGGCTACCTCACTGAGGGTGTCCGGATTCTCGGGACCTCGACCGTTCGAGATGTCTCCTTCGAGACGGTGAGCTTCGTCGGCTGGTCGGTCAAGGAAGTACTCGTCATGGCCGGGATGACACCGGAGATGGCAGCGGGCGCGTACCCCTTTGTCTGGTGGAGCCACTCCCTCGTCGCGCTGTGGTTCGTCGCCTGGATCCCCTACGCGAAGCCGTTCCACATGCTCTCGTCGTTTGCCAACCTCGTCGCGCGCGACGAGAAGGCCGGGGTGCGACTGCCCGGCGTGCCGAGCGACGCGAGTCCAGACGAAATCGGCCCCAGCGACATCGACGACTTCTCCTGGAAGCAGTTGCTCGACCACGACGCCTGCACCAAATGTGGGCGATGTTCCTCGGTCTGTCCGGCCAAGGCGTCCGGTCGGCCGCTGGACCCGCGCAACGTCATCCTCGACCTGAAACGCTACCGTGAGGAGCGCGACGCCGGTGGTGAGGACGTACCCATCGTCGCCGACGGCGGCACCTCGGTCATCGACGCCCACACGATGGAGTCCTGCATGTCCTGTATGGCCTGCATGGACGCCTGTCCGGTCGACATCGAGCACGTCACCCAGTTCACCGAGATGAACCGCCGGCTGACCGAGGCCGGCGAGATGGACGAACACGTACAGGACGCGATGATGAACGTGTTCCAGCACGGCAACACCTTCGGCGACCCCGAGCGCGCCCGGCCGGACTGGACCGAGGACCTCGACTTCGAGGTGCCAGACGCTCGCGACGAACCGGTGGAGTACCTCTGGTACGTCGGCGATTACCCCAGCTACGACGAGCGCAACCAGAAAATAGCACGCGCGCTGGCCCGCGTCTTCGAGGCGGCCGGCGTCGACTACGGCATCCTCTACGAGGCCGAACAGACCGACGGCAACGACGTGCGCCGCGTCGGCGAGGAGGGCCTCTACGAGATGCTCGTCGAAGACAACGCCGAGGCGATGCTGGACTGTGAGTTCGAGTCTATCGTCACGACGGACCCCCACGCCTACAACACATTCATGAACGAGTACCCCGAGTTCGAGGCCTGTGAGTGGGGCGAGGACGACGTGTTCCACTACACGCAGGTCGTCGCAGACCTCGCCAGTGCTGGCGCGCTCGACCTTTCCGGGACCGAACTCGACTACACCGTCACCTACCACGACCCCTGCCACCTCGGGCGGTACAACGGCGAGTTCGAAGCGCCGCGGGACCTCATCCGCGCAACCGGGGCCGATCTCCACGAGATGCCCCGCAACAGGGACGACTCCTTCTGCTGTGGCGGCGGTGGCGGCGGCCTCTGGATGGACCTCGAAGAAGAAAGCAAACCCAGCGAGGAACGCCTGCGCGAGGCCCTCGAAGACACCGAGGCGGGCGCGGCCGTCGAGAAGTTCGTCGTCGCCTGCCCGATGTGCATGACGATGTACGAGGACGGGCGCAAAACCGGCGGCTACGAGGACGACATCGAGATCGTCGGCGTGACAGAACTGCTGGCGGAGGCCGTCGACACTGGCACCCGAGCATAG
- a CDS encoding L-threonylcarbamoyladenylate synthase — MTTVDDAAAAVRDGELVIYPTETVYGLGADALDAAAVERLFEAKGRERDKPVSMAVPDIESAREYTDLSERELAFMREFLPGPVTVVVERRDTVPDVLVAGRDRVGVRIPDHDLALELLAETGPLTATSANISGTPSARTVGDLDAIRERAAVVLDAGETDGGTGSTVVNVDSGTIHRRGARADAVESWLDDRV, encoded by the coding sequence ATGACGACAGTCGACGACGCCGCGGCAGCGGTTCGCGACGGAGAGCTTGTCATCTATCCCACAGAGACAGTGTACGGTCTCGGCGCAGACGCCCTCGACGCTGCTGCTGTCGAACGGCTGTTCGAGGCGAAGGGCCGCGAGCGCGACAAGCCGGTGTCGATGGCCGTCCCCGACATCGAGTCCGCACGCGAGTACACCGACCTGAGTGAGCGTGAGCTGGCGTTCATGCGCGAGTTCCTCCCCGGCCCGGTCACTGTCGTGGTCGAACGCCGCGACACGGTTCCGGACGTGCTGGTCGCCGGCCGGGACCGCGTCGGGGTCCGCATCCCCGACCACGACCTCGCGCTCGAACTCCTCGCCGAAACCGGGCCACTCACGGCAACGAGCGCCAATATTTCCGGGACCCCGAGCGCCCGCACCGTCGGCGACCTCGACGCTATCCGCGAGCGTGCTGCCGTCGTACTCGACGCCGGCGAGACCGACGGCGGGACCGGGTCGACGGTCGTAAACGTCGACAGCGGGACGATTCATCGCCGCGGCGCACGCGCCGACGCTGTCGAGTCGTGGCTCGATGACCGGGTGTGA
- a CDS encoding hemolysin family protein: MALDPPAPFELSTAMLQAIEYAGVTIPQTVVLVGGTAVIVFLIILSAFFSSSEIAMFSLPAHRTEALVEDGVPGARTLKQLKADPHRLLVTILVGNNLVNIAMSSIATGLLALYLSQGQAVAVATFGITAIVLLFGESAPKSYAVENTESWALRISKPLKAAEKVLLPLILLFDYLTRVVNKITGGRSAIETSYVTREEIQDIIETGEREGVLDEDEREMLQRTLRFNDTIAKEVMTPRLDMTAVAKEASVEEALETCIQSGHARIPVYEGSLDNVIGVIHIRDLVRDLNYGEALARDMELEDLIEPTLHVPESKNVDDLLTEMRAERLHMVIVIDEFGTTEGLVTMEDLTEEIVGEILEGEEEEPIEYVDDDTVTVKGEVNIEEVNEALDLDLPEGEEFETIAGFIFNRAGRLVEEGETITYDGVEIRVEQVENTRIMKARVVRLETDATEPVDAEEASD, encoded by the coding sequence ATGGCCCTGGATCCACCTGCGCCGTTTGAGCTGTCTACAGCGATGTTGCAGGCTATCGAATACGCCGGCGTCACGATACCCCAAACCGTGGTGCTAGTCGGTGGCACCGCCGTTATCGTCTTCCTCATCATCTTGTCGGCGTTCTTCTCGTCTTCGGAGATCGCTATGTTCTCGCTGCCCGCACACCGGACAGAGGCCCTCGTTGAGGACGGCGTCCCGGGCGCGAGGACGCTCAAGCAACTCAAGGCGGACCCGCACCGCCTGCTCGTGACGATTCTCGTCGGGAACAACCTCGTCAACATCGCGATGTCTTCCATCGCGACCGGGCTGCTGGCACTCTATCTCTCTCAGGGGCAAGCTGTCGCGGTCGCGACGTTCGGTATCACCGCTATCGTGCTGCTGTTCGGCGAGAGCGCGCCAAAGAGCTACGCGGTCGAGAACACAGAATCGTGGGCGCTGCGCATCTCCAAGCCGCTCAAGGCCGCCGAGAAGGTGCTGCTCCCGCTCATTCTGTTGTTCGACTACCTCACTCGCGTCGTCAACAAAATCACTGGGGGCCGCTCCGCAATCGAGACCTCCTATGTCACCCGCGAAGAGATACAGGACATCATCGAGACGGGTGAGCGCGAGGGCGTCCTCGACGAGGACGAACGGGAGATGCTCCAGCGCACGCTCCGGTTCAACGATACCATCGCCAAAGAGGTGATGACGCCGCGATTGGACATGACCGCCGTCGCCAAGGAGGCCTCCGTCGAGGAAGCGCTGGAGACCTGTATCCAGAGCGGCCACGCCCGCATCCCCGTCTACGAGGGAAGTCTGGACAACGTCATCGGCGTCATCCACATCCGTGACCTCGTTCGGGACCTCAACTACGGCGAGGCGCTGGCCCGCGACATGGAACTCGAGGACCTCATCGAGCCGACGCTGCACGTCCCCGAATCGAAGAACGTCGACGACCTGCTGACCGAGATGCGGGCCGAGCGCCTGCACATGGTCATCGTCATCGACGAGTTCGGGACAACCGAGGGACTGGTGACGATGGAGGACCTGACCGAAGAGATCGTCGGCGAGATACTCGAAGGCGAGGAGGAAGAGCCAATCGAGTACGTCGACGACGACACCGTGACGGTCAAAGGCGAGGTCAACATCGAGGAGGTCAACGAGGCGCTGGACTTAGACCTCCCGGAGGGCGAGGAGTTCGAGACCATCGCCGGCTTCATCTTCAACCGGGCGGGCCGACTGGTCGAGGAGGGCGAGACCATCACCTACGATGGCGTCGAGATCCGCGTCGAACAGGTCGAGAACACGCGCATCATGAAAGCTCGCGTCGTCCGCCTCGAAACCGACGCGACGGAGCCGGTCGACGCCGAGGAAGCCTCGGACTGA
- the hemB gene encoding porphobilinogen synthase, with protein MNLTQRPRRLRTDGVRPLVRETDLSASDLIAPVFVDATTDERVPIETMPGHERVPIDDAVDRVEEVRETGVEAVMLFGVPESKDERGSRAWAEDGVVQEATRQITSETDAYVITDVCLCEYTDHGHCGVLEDAAAEDPRLTVRNDETLDLLGKIAASHAAAGADMVAPSGMIDGMVGAIREALDAQGDTDVPIMSYAAKYESAFYGPFRDAADGAPAFGDRRHYQMDPANAREARREVALDVEQGADVLMVKPALPYLDIVKEVRDSYDHPVAAYNVSGEYAMLHAAAEKGWLDLEAVAYESLLSIKRAGADLILTYFAEDLADEL; from the coding sequence ATGAACCTGACACAGCGCCCGCGCCGCCTGCGGACCGACGGCGTGCGCCCGCTGGTGCGCGAGACGGACCTCTCGGCATCTGACCTCATCGCCCCAGTGTTCGTCGACGCGACGACTGACGAACGGGTCCCTATCGAGACGATGCCGGGCCACGAACGGGTCCCTATCGATGATGCGGTCGACCGCGTCGAGGAGGTCCGCGAGACCGGCGTCGAAGCCGTGATGCTGTTCGGCGTCCCGGAGTCGAAAGACGAACGCGGGAGCCGCGCCTGGGCCGAGGACGGCGTCGTGCAGGAGGCGACCCGCCAGATTACAAGCGAAACCGACGCCTACGTCATCACCGACGTATGCCTCTGTGAGTACACCGACCACGGCCATTGCGGCGTCCTCGAAGACGCCGCCGCCGAGGACCCCCGGCTGACGGTGCGCAACGACGAGACGCTTGACCTGCTTGGGAAAATCGCCGCGAGCCACGCCGCGGCCGGGGCCGACATGGTCGCGCCGTCGGGCATGATCGACGGCATGGTCGGCGCAATCCGGGAGGCGCTGGACGCCCAAGGCGACACCGACGTTCCCATCATGAGCTACGCCGCGAAGTACGAGTCGGCCTTCTACGGGCCGTTCCGTGACGCCGCCGACGGCGCGCCGGCCTTCGGCGACCGGCGGCACTACCAGATGGACCCCGCGAACGCACGCGAGGCCCGGCGCGAGGTCGCCCTCGACGTCGAGCAGGGCGCGGACGTGCTGATGGTCAAGCCCGCGCTGCCGTATCTGGACATCGTCAAGGAGGTCCGAGACTCCTACGACCACCCCGTCGCCGCCTACAACGTCTCCGGCGAGTACGCGATGTTACACGCCGCCGCCGAGAAGGGCTGGCTCGACCTCGAAGCGGTCGCCTACGAGTCGCTGCTATCCATCAAACGCGCCGGCGCGGACCTGATTCTCACCTACTTCGCTGAGGACCTCGCAGACGAACTCTAG
- a CDS encoding competence/damage-inducible protein A, translated as MEVALVTVGDELLAGDTENTNASWLGRQLTAAGASVTRVLTVPDNEAVIAEAVARYHDGFDAVIVTGGIGGTPDDVTKAGVARAFGRVLVVPDDVRAHLEAKAERFAEDNPEMVDRYDMDLDLDAWAAVPEGGQPLLTDESFAAGCVIDGVYVFPGIPEELKAMYETVADEFDGDRTTETIHTPAPEGALVGRVTEAREQFDVAVGSYPRKDDAPGRVKVTGDDPAAVADAAAWLRERIETADGG; from the coding sequence ATGGAGGTCGCACTGGTCACTGTCGGTGACGAACTGCTCGCTGGCGACACGGAGAACACGAACGCGTCGTGGCTGGGCCGCCAGCTCACGGCTGCCGGCGCGAGCGTCACCCGAGTCCTGACTGTGCCCGACAACGAGGCGGTCATCGCCGAGGCTGTGGCGCGATATCACGACGGCTTCGACGCGGTCATCGTCACCGGCGGCATCGGCGGGACACCCGACGACGTGACGAAGGCGGGCGTGGCACGGGCGTTCGGCCGCGTACTCGTCGTTCCCGACGACGTGCGGGCACACCTCGAAGCGAAGGCCGAGCGCTTCGCCGAGGACAACCCCGAGATGGTGGACCGCTACGACATGGACCTCGACCTCGACGCGTGGGCGGCAGTCCCCGAGGGCGGCCAGCCGCTGCTGACCGACGAGAGCTTCGCCGCTGGCTGTGTCATCGACGGCGTGTACGTGTTCCCGGGTATCCCCGAGGAACTGAAGGCGATGTACGAGACCGTTGCCGACGAGTTCGACGGCGACCGGACGACGGAGACGATTCACACGCCCGCGCCCGAGGGCGCGTTGGTCGGCCGTGTTACCGAAGCCCGCGAACAGTTCGACGTGGCCGTCGGGAGCTATCCGCGCAAAGACGACGCGCCGGGACGGGTGAAAGTCACGGGCGACGACCCGGCGGCCGTCGCCGACGCGGCGGCGTGGCTCCGCGAGCGAATCGAGACTGCCGACGGCGGGTGA
- a CDS encoding SRPBCC family protein, which produces MREVERSRFVMARPPAVHRTLSPEAVVAAEGTFTVSAVEETDTGTVVTAAGPGMSVPLRFESRDDGLRYTVEGEVGPFDHLETELTVTPEENGSRLTMRSTVSLNLPLPFADRIAAWKRGNELERALDELAADVPGG; this is translated from the coding sequence ATGCGCGAGGTCGAACGCTCTCGGTTCGTGATGGCGCGGCCGCCGGCTGTCCACCGGACCCTCTCCCCGGAGGCAGTCGTCGCGGCGGAGGGGACGTTCACGGTGTCGGCCGTCGAGGAGACCGACACGGGGACAGTGGTCACCGCGGCCGGCCCGGGGATGTCGGTCCCGCTTCGCTTCGAATCAAGGGACGACGGGCTCCGGTACACTGTAGAGGGTGAGGTCGGCCCGTTCGACCACCTGGAGACCGAACTCACGGTCACGCCGGAGGAGAACGGCTCCCGTCTCACGATGCGTTCGACCGTCTCGCTGAACCTGCCCCTTCCCTTCGCCGACCGCATCGCCGCCTGGAAGCGCGGCAACGAACTGGAGCGGGCCCTTGACGAACTGGCGGCCGACGTGCCCGGGGGCTGA
- a CDS encoding CobW family GTP-binding protein — translation MHDTIPVTILSGSLGAGKTTLLNHLLTEAGDRDIAVLVNDMGTVNVDAELIAEGSELDVDDGVAELSNGCICCELQDDLETAVVRLANDRDFDALVVESSGISEPAPVARLFTTESRVAALYRVDTLVTVLDTRLFLDAFAGETPERRGAVEASADEDGDDAAAADADRPLSDLMVEQVELSNVVLLNKADLCSDAELDEAEELVRALQPDAETVRTTFSQVDPDRLFDRGLFDQHEINDLPGWKRALAEAGHSHGGDGHDGEGDVDDTGHHDHHHPEDVYGVTSFTYRRRRPFHPERLAEALRDLPASVVRSKGTVWLAGTDCRVVVGQAGPSIRAEAQGPWIASLPEVEQDMYRSNRPNLDWHDEHGDRRTELVFIGTEYDEDAIRAALDDALVTDEEWTDGGSPTGPFPSEQGEETVIRSP, via the coding sequence ATGCACGACACCATTCCCGTCACGATTCTCTCGGGGAGCCTCGGGGCCGGGAAGACGACGCTGCTGAACCACCTGCTGACAGAAGCCGGCGACCGCGATATCGCCGTCCTCGTCAACGACATGGGGACGGTCAACGTCGACGCCGAACTCATCGCGGAGGGGTCAGAACTGGACGTGGACGACGGCGTCGCGGAGCTGTCGAACGGCTGTATCTGCTGTGAACTGCAGGACGACCTCGAAACCGCGGTCGTCCGGCTGGCGAACGACCGGGACTTCGACGCGCTCGTCGTCGAGTCCTCCGGCATCTCCGAGCCGGCTCCTGTGGCGCGGCTGTTTACCACCGAGTCGCGAGTGGCCGCACTCTACCGGGTCGACACGCTCGTGACGGTGCTGGACACCAGGCTGTTCCTCGACGCCTTCGCCGGCGAGACGCCCGAGCGCCGAGGGGCCGTAGAGGCGAGCGCCGACGAGGACGGCGACGACGCGGCGGCCGCCGACGCCGACCGCCCGCTCTCGGATTTGATGGTCGAACAGGTCGAACTCTCGAACGTCGTCCTGTTGAACAAGGCGGACCTCTGTTCCGACGCGGAACTCGACGAGGCCGAGGAGCTGGTGCGGGCGCTCCAGCCCGACGCCGAGACGGTCCGCACGACCTTCTCACAGGTCGACCCCGACCGGCTGTTCGACCGCGGGCTGTTCGACCAGCACGAAATCAACGACCTGCCGGGCTGGAAGCGAGCGCTGGCCGAGGCCGGGCACAGCCACGGCGGGGACGGCCACGATGGCGAGGGCGATGTGGACGACACCGGCCACCACGACCACCACCACCCCGAGGATGTGTACGGCGTCACCTCCTTCACCTACCGCCGCCGCCGGCCGTTCCACCCCGAGCGGCTCGCCGAGGCGCTGCGGGACCTGCCGGCGAGCGTCGTCCGCTCGAAGGGGACCGTCTGGCTGGCGGGCACCGACTGCCGCGTCGTCGTCGGGCAGGCCGGCCCGTCGATACGGGCGGAGGCCCAGGGGCCCTGGATTGCGAGCCTCCCCGAAGTCGAGCAGGACATGTACCGCTCGAACCGGCCGAACCTAGACTGGCACGACGAGCACGGCGACCGCCGGACGGAACTGGTGTTCATCGGGACGGAGTACGACGAGGACGCCATCCGGGCGGCGCTCGACGACGCGCTGGTCACGGACGAGGAGTGGACGGACGGCGGGTCGCCGACGGGTCCGTTCCCGTCGGAACAGGGTGAGGAGACGGTGATTCGGAGCCCCTAG
- a CDS encoding potassium channel family protein, translating to MERSDSSTDTDRSLLRQLSKPVLAFVGLVVAGVVGFVTLGGVGVVNALFWLLDPTSIELHFQSHDGPARLVKGYAIVVLTGLVVAGLWTGETALSAAFGGQVQTELTRMQIAQRIEDLNDHVVVCGYGTFGQTVAAQIGDTDTRVVVIEQQAEQYEQALDDGHLALEADASREDALTDAGVKRADTVIGAIDDTNANIQIAVLASQLAPTVQLIVRAGDQQDETVARRVGADEVIIPEVVSGKQVCERL from the coding sequence ATGGAACGCAGCGACAGCAGTACAGACACGGACCGGTCGTTGCTTCGGCAACTCTCGAAACCGGTTCTCGCGTTCGTCGGGCTGGTCGTCGCCGGCGTGGTCGGTTTCGTCACGCTGGGCGGCGTCGGCGTCGTCAACGCACTGTTCTGGCTGCTCGACCCCACGAGCATCGAACTCCACTTTCAGAGCCACGACGGGCCTGCGAGGCTGGTCAAAGGCTACGCCATCGTCGTACTGACTGGTCTCGTCGTCGCCGGGCTGTGGACTGGCGAGACAGCGCTGTCGGCGGCCTTCGGCGGCCAGGTTCAGACGGAACTCACACGTATGCAAATCGCACAGCGAATCGAGGATCTGAACGACCACGTCGTCGTCTGTGGATACGGGACGTTCGGACAGACCGTTGCGGCACAGATCGGCGATACGGACACCCGAGTGGTCGTCATCGAACAGCAGGCGGAACAGTACGAACAGGCGCTTGATGACGGCCATCTCGCGCTGGAGGCTGACGCGAGCCGCGAGGACGCACTGACAGATGCGGGCGTCAAGCGAGCCGACACCGTCATCGGTGCAATCGATGACACGAACGCAAATATTCAGATTGCGGTGCTGGCCAGCCAGCTCGCGCCCACTGTCCAGCTCATCGTTCGGGCCGGCGACCAGCAGGACGAGACCGTGGCCCGCCGCGTCGGAGCGGACGAGGTAATAATCCCCGAGGTCGTGAGCGGGAAACAGGTCTGTGAGCGGCTGTGA
- a CDS encoding CRISPR-associated protein Cas4, which yields MPTHTFRELETAAYCPRKLYYRRRDGASEIPDEIESIRRLAREYERLLTDDATLLAAPIEVGPDEYRDRLRGLRERLADWDALVAPTATDAYLEGKDARGIAHKVVTGQDGPAPSLVFAGRPPEDGVWEPQTVRLVAAAKALAWERERDIDTAYAEYPAYGVIRRIEVNARRAGVYRRAIRTADSIDGPPGRVRNDAKCEPCEFSDDCGVKTRSLRSMLR from the coding sequence ATGCCGACCCACACGTTCAGGGAACTGGAAACGGCCGCCTACTGCCCACGGAAGCTCTACTACCGCCGCCGCGACGGCGCGAGCGAGATTCCCGACGAAATCGAGTCAATCCGCCGGCTCGCCCGGGAGTACGAGCGGCTGCTAACTGACGATGCTACCCTGCTGGCAGCCCCCATCGAAGTGGGACCGGACGAGTATCGCGACCGGCTTCGAGGGCTTCGAGAGCGGTTGGCTGACTGGGACGCGCTGGTTGCCCCGACAGCGACCGACGCGTATCTCGAAGGGAAGGACGCCCGCGGGATCGCACACAAGGTCGTCACTGGGCAGGACGGCCCCGCGCCGTCGCTCGTGTTCGCCGGTCGGCCGCCCGAAGACGGTGTCTGGGAGCCACAGACCGTGCGGCTTGTCGCCGCCGCGAAGGCGCTCGCCTGGGAGCGCGAACGCGACATCGACACCGCCTACGCGGAGTATCCGGCGTACGGCGTGATTCGACGCATCGAGGTGAACGCGCGGCGAGCCGGGGTCTACCGCCGGGCAATCAGAACTGCCGACAGCATCGACGGCCCGCCGGGGCGGGTGCGAAACGACGCCAAATGCGAGCCCTGTGAGTTCAGCGACGACTGCGGGGTGAAGACGCGGTCGCTACGGTCGATGCTACGATAA
- a CDS encoding glutathione S-transferase N-terminal domain-containing protein, with protein MTESDITLYRLQACPFCERVVRKLHEYGLDYQSRFVEPMHSDRDVVKRLSGKRTVPAIVDENTGVTMSESANIVAYLERTYGEGEETAGGVA; from the coding sequence ATGACCGAGTCCGACATCACACTGTACCGGTTGCAGGCGTGCCCGTTCTGCGAGCGCGTCGTCCGGAAGCTGCACGAATACGGTCTCGACTACCAGTCGCGGTTCGTCGAGCCGATGCACTCCGACCGTGACGTAGTCAAGCGGCTGTCCGGCAAGCGGACCGTGCCCGCTATCGTCGACGAGAACACCGGGGTCACGATGTCCGAGAGCGCGAACATCGTGGCGTATCTGGAGCGAACATACGGCGAGGGCGAGGAGACCGCGGGAGGTGTGGCCTGA
- a CDS encoding redoxin domain-containing protein has translation MDLDFDVVDLDPVDHPEAGDTAPDFTRPLVNDEFWEDESLASVCADSDRVVLVFHAMDGAFPATYIWNEIRDRAWHEQATVVGVSISTPYEHKQLLEEREIEGDYRLFSDPANGVAQQYGIDMDLDGMAGIEEPRPSVFVLDSDRTVEYAWVAENWPDFPDYDDVEAQL, from the coding sequence ATGGACCTCGACTTCGACGTCGTCGACCTCGACCCGGTCGACCACCCCGAAGCAGGCGACACCGCGCCGGATTTCACACGCCCGCTCGTCAACGACGAGTTCTGGGAAGACGAATCGCTCGCGTCGGTGTGTGCCGACAGCGACCGGGTCGTGCTCGTGTTCCACGCGATGGACGGGGCGTTCCCGGCGACGTACATCTGGAACGAGATCCGCGACCGCGCGTGGCACGAGCAGGCCACCGTCGTCGGCGTCTCCATCTCGACGCCCTACGAGCACAAGCAGTTGCTCGAAGAGCGGGAAATAGAGGGGGACTACCGGCTGTTCTCGGACCCAGCAAACGGCGTCGCACAGCAGTACGGTATCGACATGGACCTCGACGGAATGGCCGGTATCGAGGAGCCGCGCCCGTCCGTGTTCGTCCTCGATAGCGACCGGACCGTCGAGTACGCGTGGGTGGCCGAGAACTGGCCCGACTTCCCGGACTACGACGACGTCGAAGCCCAGCTCTGA